A genomic region of Deltaproteobacteria bacterium contains the following coding sequences:
- a CDS encoding sigma 54-interacting transcriptional regulator has product MRLGDATRAAEFIDPLAAEQRLLLFYHRDGLELATLRPGEQLVVGRGELANLRIEESSLSRQHACFRLAAGELWVEDLGSTNGTRVGGAPVARSVLPLGAEVQIGTVTVEVQAPATFEPRRYGLLGHEAFLAFLEDEVLRARTFGEPFALLQLAGPLDGASRLPRWAPLLREALRPVDRLGRYGPETVEVLLPHTDTEGARVVAERLLAPRAGLPPLRCGLASWPEHGTDLEALLAASRAALLATSEAETLHVAPAHWPGTLSLEVRPPAESVTEAAARKLARIAAAEISVLIVGETGVGKERAAAAIHAQSARVGRPLVAVNCGALPAALLESTLFGHERGAFTGAERTRPGVFESAEGGTVFLDEVGELSPAAQAALLRVLETKRVTRVGSSAELAVDVRVVAATHRDLEAMVRRGEFREDLLYRLNAVTLELPPLRARRAEIEALVQAFLAAANQANGRTLEGLDPAALALLQSYAWPGNLRELRNVIERAVVLAEGPLITVEDLPERLRKAPPASAPPDGSAPDSGSTLSLAPFNEQVERFESALIVDALRQSGGNQSEAARLLHMPRRTLINKLKAYGIRGAQEES; this is encoded by the coding sequence ATGCGGCTCGGCGACGCCACGCGCGCGGCGGAGTTCATAGACCCCCTGGCCGCGGAGCAGCGGCTGCTCCTCTTCTATCACCGGGACGGGCTCGAGCTCGCCACCCTGCGCCCCGGAGAGCAGCTCGTGGTGGGACGCGGCGAGCTCGCGAACCTCCGCATCGAGGAGAGCAGTCTCTCGCGGCAACACGCCTGCTTCCGGCTCGCGGCCGGTGAGCTCTGGGTCGAAGATCTGGGCTCCACCAACGGCACGCGCGTGGGCGGCGCCCCGGTGGCCCGCAGCGTCTTGCCCCTCGGCGCGGAGGTGCAGATCGGTACGGTGACGGTCGAGGTCCAGGCCCCGGCCACCTTCGAGCCGCGCCGCTACGGACTGCTCGGTCACGAGGCCTTTCTCGCGTTCCTCGAAGACGAGGTGCTCCGTGCACGCACCTTCGGCGAGCCCTTCGCCCTCTTGCAGCTCGCCGGCCCACTCGACGGAGCGAGTCGCCTGCCGCGCTGGGCGCCTCTGCTCCGAGAGGCGCTGCGCCCGGTCGACCGCCTCGGCCGGTACGGCCCGGAGACCGTGGAGGTGCTCTTGCCGCACACGGACACCGAGGGAGCGCGCGTCGTGGCCGAACGGCTCCTCGCGCCCCGTGCCGGCCTGCCCCCCCTGCGCTGCGGGCTCGCGAGCTGGCCCGAGCACGGGACCGACCTGGAAGCCCTCCTCGCGGCGAGTCGCGCGGCGTTGCTCGCCACGAGCGAGGCTGAGACGCTTCACGTGGCGCCCGCGCACTGGCCCGGCACCCTCAGCCTCGAGGTCAGGCCCCCGGCAGAGAGCGTCACGGAGGCCGCGGCGCGCAAGCTCGCGCGGATCGCCGCGGCCGAGATCTCGGTTCTGATCGTGGGGGAGACGGGCGTGGGCAAGGAACGCGCGGCGGCCGCGATCCACGCCCAGAGCGCGCGCGTCGGGCGCCCGCTCGTGGCGGTCAACTGCGGAGCCCTGCCCGCAGCCTTGCTCGAGAGCACCCTCTTCGGGCACGAGCGCGGCGCCTTCACCGGCGCGGAGCGCACCCGCCCCGGCGTGTTCGAAAGCGCCGAGGGGGGCACGGTCTTTCTCGACGAGGTCGGAGAGCTCTCCCCCGCGGCGCAGGCTGCGCTGCTTCGGGTGCTCGAGACCAAGCGCGTGACGCGGGTCGGATCGAGCGCAGAGCTGGCCGTGGACGTGCGCGTCGTCGCCGCCACCCACCGCGACCTGGAGGCGATGGTTCGCCGGGGCGAGTTCCGCGAGGACCTGCTCTACCGGCTCAACGCCGTGACGCTCGAGCTCCCGCCGCTCAGGGCGCGGCGCGCGGAGATCGAGGCGCTCGTGCAGGCCTTCCTGGCCGCGGCGAACCAGGCCAACGGCCGCACCCTCGAGGGCCTCGACCCCGCGGCGCTCGCGCTTCTGCAGAGCTACGCCTGGCCCGGGAACCTCCGCGAGCTGCGCAACGTCATCGAGCGGGCGGTGGTCCTCGCAGAAGGGCCCCTCATCACCGTCGAGGATCTCCCCGAGCGCCTCCGCAAGGCCCCACCCGCGAGCGCGCCCCCCGATGGCAGCGCGCCGGACTCGGGCTCCACTTTGTCGCTCGCCCCCTTCAACGAGCAGGTCGAGCGGTTCGAGAGCGCCCTCATCGTCGACGCGCTCCGGCAGAGCGGCGGAAACCAGTCCGAGGCGGCCCGCCTGCTCCACATGCCGCGCCGGACGCTGATCAACAAGCTCAAGGCCTACGGCATTCGCGGGGCCCAGGAGGAATCGTAG